The following proteins are encoded in a genomic region of Streptomyces sp. NBC_01723:
- a CDS encoding MFS transporter, which produces MSSPAAAPPAPNNLKRIVAASLIGTTIEWYDFFLYGSAAALVFNKLFFPDSDPLVGTLLSFLTYAVGFAARPLGALVFGHYGDRLGRKKLLVLSLLMMGSATFAIGLLPTHATIGTAAPVLLTVLRLVQGFALGGEWGGAVLLVSEHGDARRRGFWASWPQTGAPAGQLLATGVLSLLTAVLSDSAFNSWGWRIPFLLSGVLVMVGLWIRLSVDESPVFKQALAQAESRKAKAEPMPVVAVLRHHWRDVLIAMGARMAENISYYVITAFILVYATTAADVSKQTALNAVLIASAVHFAAIPAWGALSDRIGRRPVYLLGAAGVGLWMFPFFMLIDHGDFSSLLLAVTVGLVLHGAMYAPQAAFFSEMFATRMRYSGASIGAQFASVAAGAPAPLIATALLSEYDSSTPISLYVIASVLLTLVAVGVAKETRHRDLAEPVSAPEDEDGSVKASRAQGARSV; this is translated from the coding sequence ATGTCGTCGCCCGCAGCCGCTCCACCAGCCCCGAACAACCTCAAGCGCATCGTCGCCGCATCCCTCATCGGCACCACCATCGAGTGGTACGACTTCTTCCTCTACGGCTCCGCCGCCGCCCTCGTCTTCAACAAGCTGTTCTTCCCGGACTCCGACCCGCTGGTCGGCACGCTGCTCTCGTTCCTGACGTACGCCGTCGGCTTCGCCGCGCGGCCGCTGGGTGCCCTGGTCTTCGGTCATTACGGTGACCGGCTCGGACGTAAGAAGCTGCTGGTCCTGAGCCTGTTGATGATGGGCAGTGCGACCTTCGCGATCGGGCTGCTCCCCACCCACGCGACGATCGGCACGGCCGCTCCCGTGCTGCTGACCGTGTTGCGGCTCGTCCAGGGGTTCGCCCTCGGTGGTGAGTGGGGCGGCGCCGTGCTGCTGGTGTCCGAGCACGGGGACGCGCGGCGGCGCGGGTTCTGGGCGTCCTGGCCGCAGACCGGGGCGCCGGCGGGGCAGTTGCTGGCCACGGGTGTGCTGTCGCTGCTGACCGCCGTGCTGTCGGACTCCGCGTTCAACAGCTGGGGCTGGCGGATACCGTTCCTGCTCTCCGGCGTACTGGTCATGGTCGGTCTGTGGATCCGGCTGTCCGTCGACGAATCGCCCGTCTTCAAGCAGGCGCTGGCGCAGGCCGAGTCGCGCAAGGCGAAGGCCGAACCGATGCCCGTCGTCGCCGTGCTGCGGCACCACTGGCGCGACGTACTGATCGCGATGGGCGCGCGCATGGCGGAGAACATCAGCTACTACGTCATCACCGCCTTCATCCTCGTCTACGCCACCACCGCGGCCGACGTCTCCAAGCAGACCGCGCTCAACGCGGTCCTGATCGCCTCGGCGGTGCACTTCGCGGCCATCCCGGCCTGGGGCGCGCTGTCGGACCGCATCGGCCGACGGCCCGTGTATCTGCTGGGCGCGGCCGGCGTGGGGTTGTGGATGTTCCCGTTCTTCATGCTGATCGACCACGGCGACTTCAGCAGTCTGCTGCTCGCGGTGACCGTGGGGCTGGTGCTGCACGGCGCCATGTACGCGCCCCAGGCCGCCTTCTTCTCCGAGATGTTCGCGACCCGGATGCGGTACTCAGGGGCGTCGATCGGCGCCCAGTTCGCCTCCGTCGCGGCCGGTGCTCCGGCGCCGCTGATCGCCACCGCGCTGCTCTCCGAGTACGACAGCTCCACCCCGATCTCCCTCTACGTGATCGCTTCCGTCCTGCTGACCCTGGTCGCGGTGGGCGTGGCCAAGGAGACGCGCCACCGCGACCTCGCGGAGCCCGTGTCGGCCCCCGAGGACGAGGACGGGTCGGTCAAGGCCTCCCGTGCGCAGGGGGCGCGCTCAGTCTGA